A window of the Gossypium arboreum isolate Shixiya-1 chromosome 2, ASM2569848v2, whole genome shotgun sequence genome harbors these coding sequences:
- the LOC108463237 gene encoding inositol-tetrakisphosphate 1-kinase 1-like codes for MSNLSSKPYQIGYALTPKKEQTFIVPSLLSCACQNGVVLTKIDPTKPLIQQGPFDCILHKLYDSDWKQNLQDFASRNPNIPIIDSPESIDILRNRISMLETVSKLKINNTGVPKQITITEVTGLENLKLNFPLIAKPLDADGSETSHKMHLIFDKDGLNNLTAPFVLQEFVNHGGVVFKVYVAGKYFRCVKRKSLPDISEEKLVNLKGSLPFSQVSNLAAAGGGEGCKFEKTEMPPESLVKELVEGLKEELRLNLFNFDVIRDGKNKENYLVIDINYFPGYAKMPDFESVITDFLRDVMHKDINCGDN; via the coding sequence ATGTCAAATCTTTCTTCAAAACCCTACCAAATCGGCTATGCTTTAACTCCGAAAAAAGAGCAAACTTTCATCGTACCGTCCCTCCTTTCCTGCGCCTGCCAGAATGGCGTTGTTTTAACCAAAATCGACCCCACCAAACCTTTGATCCAACAAGGACCCTTCGACTGCATCCTCCACAAATTGTACGACTCCGACTGGAAACAAAATCTTCAAGACTTCGCTTCCCGAAACCCTAACATCCCCATCATCGACTCTCCAGAGTCCATCGACATCCTCCGAAACAGAATCTCAATGCTCGAAACGGTTTCGAAACTAAAAATAAACAACACCGGAGTCCCCAAACAAATCACCATTACCGAAGTTACGGGTTTGGAAAATTTGAAACTCAACTTTCCGTTAATCGCGAAGCCGTTAGACGCGGACGGCAGTGAGACGTCGCACAAAATGCACCTCATCTTCGACAAAGATGGGTTAAATAACTTAACGGCGCCGTTTGTTTTGCAGGAGTTCGTTAATCACGGCGGCGTCGTCTTTAAAGTCTACGTGGCCGGCAAATATTTCCGGTGCGTGAAACGGAAGTCGTTACCCGATATTTCGGAGGAGAAACTGGTAAATTTGAAAGGTTCACTGCCGTTTTCGCAGGTCTCGAATTTGGCAGCGGCAGGGGGAGGGGAAGGTTGTAAATTTGAAAAGACGGAAATGCCCCCGGAGAGTTTAGTGAAGGAGTTGGTAGAAGGGTTAAAGGAGGAATTGAggttaaatttgtttaatttcgATGTGATTAGGGATGGGAAAAACAAGGAGAATTACCTAGTCATTGATATCAATTATTTTCCGGGGTATGCCAAAATGCCGGATTTTGAGTCTGTCATTACCGATTTTTTACGTGATGTTATGCACAAGGACATAAACTGCGGGGATAATTGA